In the genome of Fructilactobacillus hinvesii, the window TCCCGATTGCGGGTTTCTGGTTCATCTGATTCTCCTCCTTCTAAGTGCGTCAGTGCTTCATAAAACTGAGCTCGACTAATGCCAAACATCCGCAGTCGACGCTGTAACTGTTTGGCATTGACATAGCCTAAGTGGAGGTATTCTCCTAGTTCCAAACGGCGACGCTTAGCGGCCGGGCTCCCCATTAAATTAGCTTCCAGCAGTTCTGCCCGACTAATTACTTCCGGATTAGCATCACTTTCCGTGTAAACCCGAGCCAGTGCCCTGCGAATGGCTGCGAGAGTCGCATGTTCCACGCCAAGGGAGCCGTGGGCCTTCTCTGGCACAGCATCTTGTTTTTCCAAAAAGGCGTGCTTGGCCTCTGGAATCTCAGCGGCAATTACCCGGCGAATCTTTTCACCAGAAAAATCCGGATCCGTAAACACAATTACGCCCCGGGTCTGGGCTAAACGATCAATCAAGGCCAGCGTTTCGTCGCTAATGGCTGAACCGCGGGTTTCAATTGTATCAGCATCCACGGCGCGTTGAATCTGTTTGGTGTCAGACTTACCTTCAACCACTACCACTTCTTTAATTCGTCTCATCTAATCTTCCAATCCAAAAATACGCTTGGTGTTTTTAAAGGTGGCCTGCGCGATGACGTCCGGATTAACGTCCTTGTAACGCGCCACGGCTTCTAGAGTATATAACGTGTAGCCGGGTTGGTTTTCATGACCTCTGAGCGGTTCTGGGGCCAGATAAGGAGCATCCGTTTCCACCAGTAACCGTTCTAAGGGGGTCTGGCGGACCGCTTCGTGCACTTCCTTGGTCTTTTTAAAACTAGCCACCCCGCTATACGACAGCATCATGCCGAGGTCTAAGAAACGTTGCATCCACTCCACGTCCCCGTTAAAACTATGGATAATCCCGCCAATCGTTTCGACGTGTTCCTCCCGTAAAATCCGGTAGGTATCCTCAAAAGCATCCCGGTTATGCACCGAGATTGGGATTGCCAGTTCCTTGGCCAGGCGAATTTGCCGGCGAAAAACTTCCTGCTGGGTCTGACGATCCACCCGCGTCTGGTGGTAATCTAACCCAATTTCTCCTAGAGCTACCACCTGCTCGTCTTGTAGTTGTTCCCGTAACGTTTTTGCTGCGGCTTCATCGTAGCCATCGCCGTCCTCTGGATGCCACCCAACGATGGCCACCAGTTCCGGATATTGATGTGCTAACTCGATGGCCCGTTGATTGAGCGCTGCATTGGATCCGACATTAGCCATCCGAACCACTCCTAGGCGGTTCGCGTGCTCAATCATTTCATCAACCCGGCCAGCGAAAGCTTGGTCGTTTAAATGGGTATGGGAATCAAAAATTTGCACTCCAAAACTCCTCTCTTGTCTAATGATCATTTAACCAAAAAAGTTTCACGCAACCGTGAAACTAATTTAGAAGCTATGCTAATGTACTACCGTTTGTTAAGGAAGCATCAACCGTCACCAGTTGGATGTTGCCATCTGGTTTTTCAACCGATAATAACATTCCCTGGCTTACTTCACCCCGCAGTTTAATTGGTTTGAGATTAGCCACAATAATGACCTTCTTCCCCACGAGGGAAGCAAAATCTGGGTACCACTTGGCGATTCCCGACACAATTTGTCGGTTCCCGTCATCACCAGCGTCTAACTGGAACTGTAAAAGCTTGTCGGCCTTTGGAACCTTATTAACCGCTTTAATTTCGGCAACCCGGAGTTCTACGGCATCAAACTGATCAATCGTAATCTGATCCTTCACCTGTTTTAACGTAGTAACTCCGGCCGGTTGTTCCTGATCAGCTCGTTTCATGGCCGCCCGTCCCTTAGCTTTATCACTGGCGGTCATTTTGTTCTTGATGTAATCAATTTCAACGTCACGATCGACCCGCGGAAAGATTGGTTCCCCGTTTTTAATCACCCGTTTTCCAGCGGGCAAATCGCTTAACCGGGCGCTTTGCAGGTCAAAGGTGCCATCCGTATCTAAGCCCAGTTGGTTTTGAATCAGGTTAGCTGCGTTGGGCATGGCCGGACTCAAGAGCAAGGCAATTAAGCGCAGGCTGGCTGCCAAGTGCGCCATCACGTTGGCGAGCTGTTCTTGATCTGCTGAAGCATCTGATTTAGCTAAAACCCACGGTTCCGTTTGGTCGATGTACTTGTTCGTTTGACTAACTAACTTCCACACGGCCGATAGGGCATCCGACAGGTGCACCGACTGCATCAGTTCGTGGTATTCCTTGGTTACCGCTTCCGCCGTTTCCTGCAGTTCCTGACTCGGAACGTCATCCGTAGCGTGGTAAGCTGGCGTTTCGCCGCCTTCGTACTTGTTAATCATGGCCACGGTCCGATTTAAGAGGTTCCCGAGGTCATTGGCAAGGTCATAGTTGACCCGGTCCACGAAATCTTCTGGAGTAAAGACCCCGTCACCCGCAAACGGAACCGCCTTTAACAGGTAGTAGCGGGTGGCATCTAGTCCGTACCGATCAATTAGATCTTCTGGATAAATGGCGTTCCCCTTCGACTTCGACATCTTGCCGTCTTTCATCGTAATCCAACCGTGTCCGTAGATTTCCTTTGGTAAGGGTAGTCCGAGGGCATGCAGAATAATGGGCCAGTAAATACAGTGGAATCGAACAATTTCCTTTCCAATCATTTGCAGATTAGCCGGCCAGAATTTTTTAAATAATTTATCGTTGTCACTGTCATAACCCAGTGCCGTAATATAGTTAGTTAAGGCGTCAATCCAAACGTAAACCACATGCTTCGGGTTGGCGGTAACGGGAATCCCCCACGAGAAGGTTGTCCGCGAAACGGCCAGGTCTTCTAATCCGGGTTCCAAGAAGTTCTTGACCATTTCATGCATCCGCGAACTCGGTTGAATGAAGTCCGGGTGGTCCCGATAGTACTGCATCAACCAGTCGGCGTACTTACTCATTTTAAAGAAATAACATTCCTCGTTAACGAGTTGGACCTCGTTTCCAGTGGGAGCTTTGCCCCCCGTCACGTTCCCATCCGCATCGTGGTAAACTTCTTCAAGCTGCGATTCCGTAAAGTACTCTTCGTCAGAAACAGAGTACCAACCGGTGTATTGACCGAGGTAAATGTCGCCCTGATCTAACAGGCGCTGAAAGATTTTTTGCATCGCTTGGACGTGCCGGTCATCGGTCGTCCGAATGAAGTCATCGTTAGAAACATCTAGATTCATCCAGAGGTCCTTAATCTGTTGGGCCATCTTGTCAACGTAAGCCTGGGGTTCTAAGCCCAGTTTCTCAGCCTTTTGTTCAATTTTTAACCCGTGCTCATCGGTTCCGGTTAGATAGAACACGTCTTCTCCTAACGCCCGGTGGTAACGGGCCACCATGTCGGCCGCCACCGTCGTGTAGGAATTACCAATGTGGAGTCGTCCCGACGGGTAGTAAATCGGCGTCGTGACGTAAAAAGTGGATTTTGGGTCAGCCATAAAGATTCTCCTTTATCGTGTCGTTTTTTTCATTATACAACAACTAAACTAAAATAAATTTAGTTGTTCTGCGGGTTGGGCGCGCCCCCGTTGGTGCAGCATTCGTTGCAAGGTTAAGGCATTGGGGGCTGCGTCATGACCCGTATTGTTATTAAAAATCACCACTACGGTCTGGGCTTGCTGGGCTAAGGTTTGCGCAGTTTCAGCAAAGTGTTGCAATTCAGCATCAGAATAGTGATAGCGGTACCGTTCCCGGGTCCCTTTCGCCCATTCAGTGGCGTTTTGACCATGGAGGCGCAAAAAAGCCAGTTTACGGTTGGTCACAATCGGCGTAAACGGAATTCCGTTCGCAGCTGCATGCGGTTCATCAACTACGACCTCACTCATTCGTAAGCTACGTAGAAAAGCAGCTGTATCTCGTTGCAACTCGCTTCCATCCAACCAGGAACGGTTACGAAATTCAACCGCAATCGGCCAATCACCCATCTGAGCCCGCACCGTTTTCAGGTATTGAATGCTTTCTTGATTACACCGAAATGAAGGTGGAAATTGGAAGAGCACGGCCAGCAACTTGCCCGCGGTACGTAGCGGGGCAAGGGCCGTTTGCAGTTCGACAAAGCGAGCGAGCCGTTGTTCCTCAGTTACGGTCCCT includes:
- the rnmV gene encoding ribonuclease M5, coding for MRRIKEVVVVEGKSDTKQIQRAVDADTIETRGSAISDETLALIDRLAQTRGVIVFTDPDFSGEKIRRVIAAEIPEAKHAFLEKQDAVPEKAHGSLGVEHATLAAIRRALARVYTESDANPEVISRAELLEANLMGSPAAKRRRLELGEYLHLGYVNAKQLQRRLRMFGISRAQFYEALTHLEGGESDEPETRNRD
- a CDS encoding TatD family hydrolase codes for the protein MQIFDSHTHLNDQAFAGRVDEMIEHANRLGVVRMANVGSNAALNQRAIELAHQYPELVAIVGWHPEDGDGYDEAAAKTLREQLQDEQVVALGEIGLDYHQTRVDRQTQQEVFRRQIRLAKELAIPISVHNRDAFEDTYRILREEHVETIGGIIHSFNGDVEWMQRFLDLGMMLSYSGVASFKKTKEVHEAVRQTPLERLLVETDAPYLAPEPLRGHENQPGYTLYTLEAVARYKDVNPDVIAQATFKNTKRIFGLED
- the metG gene encoding methionine--tRNA ligase, giving the protein MADPKSTFYVTTPIYYPSGRLHIGNSYTTVAADMVARYHRALGEDVFYLTGTDEHGLKIEQKAEKLGLEPQAYVDKMAQQIKDLWMNLDVSNDDFIRTTDDRHVQAMQKIFQRLLDQGDIYLGQYTGWYSVSDEEYFTESQLEEVYHDADGNVTGGKAPTGNEVQLVNEECYFFKMSKYADWLMQYYRDHPDFIQPSSRMHEMVKNFLEPGLEDLAVSRTTFSWGIPVTANPKHVVYVWIDALTNYITALGYDSDNDKLFKKFWPANLQMIGKEIVRFHCIYWPIILHALGLPLPKEIYGHGWITMKDGKMSKSKGNAIYPEDLIDRYGLDATRYYLLKAVPFAGDGVFTPEDFVDRVNYDLANDLGNLLNRTVAMINKYEGGETPAYHATDDVPSQELQETAEAVTKEYHELMQSVHLSDALSAVWKLVSQTNKYIDQTEPWVLAKSDASADQEQLANVMAHLAASLRLIALLLSPAMPNAANLIQNQLGLDTDGTFDLQSARLSDLPAGKRVIKNGEPIFPRVDRDVEIDYIKNKMTASDKAKGRAAMKRADQEQPAGVTTLKQVKDQITIDQFDAVELRVAEIKAVNKVPKADKLLQFQLDAGDDGNRQIVSGIAKWYPDFASLVGKKVIIVANLKPIKLRGEVSQGMLLSVEKPDGNIQLVTVDASLTNGSTLA
- a CDS encoding DUF72 domain-containing protein, which translates into the protein MIKVGLTTWTDHPLLSNGKQKATLAEYTGSFPVVEVDSAFYSVPKAEWAQKWVAETPADFQFVVKANYVMTKTPMPRLGTVTEEQRLARFVELQTALAPLRTAGKLLAVLFQFPPSFRCNQESIQYLKTVRAQMGDWPIAVEFRNRSWLDGSELQRDTAAFLRSLRMSEVVVDEPHAAANGIPFTPIVTNRKLAFLRLHGQNATEWAKGTRERYRYHYSDAELQHFAETAQTLAQQAQTVVVIFNNNTGHDAAPNALTLQRMLHQRGRAQPAEQLNLF